The Heyndrickxia acidicola sequence AATCACTTAATACGAGTTCAAAAATCAAGCCAAACGGATCTATGTTAATCATTATAGTCTAATCAATATGGAAGAAAGATTGCTATGATGAGGGGCTCCCGCTCGCCCGCGGAAAGCGAGCGCCTGCAGCAGAAATCAACGAGCGGAAAAAAAGATACTGTATCCAACGTCATCTGATATCATTTGACCTTTTGGAACAGCCTCATTTTCCTTATTCGGAATGTAATCGAAGCATGGGAAAACGGCATGAGAGGATAAATGCTATTCCAAAAGAACCGACAGGAAAATGAAAACATATTGTAAAGGTAGAGGGGGGTTCTTCGGTATTTGAGAAACAGAGGATCAGTAGTCCTTATAAAGGATAACACGGTTTGCCTGATAAAAAGAAAGAGAGACGGCTTGGTGTATTATGTATTCCCGGGCGGCGGTATAGAAGAAGGAGAGACACCTGAAGCAGCCGCTGAGAGAGAGGCACTGGAGGAGCTGGGAGTAAAGGTTGAAATTCATAAGTGTATCTCTAAAATTGAGTATCAAGGTACGCAATACTTTTTTCTTGCAGAAATATTGGATGGAGCTTTCGGTACTGGAAGAGGAAAGGAATACACAGATAAAAATAGAGAACGCGGAACATACTTGCCAATGTGGGTGGAGATAGATAAATTGTCCGCTCTAAATGT is a genomic window containing:
- a CDS encoding NUDIX hydrolase; protein product: MRNRGSVVLIKDNTVCLIKRKRDGLVYYVFPGGGIEEGETPEAAAEREALEELGVKVEIHKCISKIEYQGTQYFFLAEILDGAFGTGRGKEYTDKNRERGTYLPMWVEIDKLSALNVKPMEMALKIQSL